The genomic region AGATTACAAGTTTCAGCCGCCACTCGCATTCAGCGCTCACCCACCTCCGGAATATTTAGGCACAGTGTGAACTCTCTTGTAAAACCTAGCAGCGTTACCATCCCAGAAATATGTGTTTGTGGTCGCAGCAGTATCTGCCTGCTACACCCTTTTTAGAGACTGTGCACCTATAGGAAGTGAAGTCGTGCGTGGCCGTcctggaagagaggagtggggtggaaaagagaggagaggagtggaaagagggaggtaaagagaatgagatggagtgagagaaaaagagaggaagacatacAGGAAGATTTGTCTCTCAGtttgtctctcaccctccatctcttctgtctctctttcttagtCTCCCtactgccttctctctctctcccatcgccTCCTtttatctcttctcctctcctttctccaccccccccccctttccagcTGTTATCTCAGCACCTGCAGAGGTTTCTTGGTATGAGTTTGATAGCAGAACAGTCTaaaagaatcacacacacagattcaacaGCCACGGGTAAACAAGTGTTTTATGCCAGATAAATACTGTGCATTGTTAAAATGACCATAAAAGGAATCATTTCCCATTCCTTTAATAAATAGTAGTTATAGCTCTCATGTTTGCACCGTTGAAGCATTTCATTGCCGATAACTCTGTTATCTGCATTAGACAGTAAACTTGAACATGTATACATACTGTTCCCCTCTCCAGCACCTGAAGCAGAGGTTAAGTGTTGGAGACGTAAGCAGTCTCTGTGTGGAAGTATGTGTGAcgggcaagcaggcaggcaggcaggcaggcaagcaggcaggcaggcaggcaggcaggcaggcaggcaggctgtgtGCTTCCTGGGTGAGTATGTGGACTACAGATGGCTGTTACCTTAAGCTTGTCTTTACAATCTGAACCCTGTGAAAACTAAGCTCCCTCCAAATCCCAAACCCCAGgtgtctccccctttctctctctctctctctctctctctctctctccccctttctctctctctctctctctctctctctctctctctctctctctctctctctctctctctctctctctctctctctctctctctctctctctctctctctctctctctctctctctgtctctctctctctctcagcacagaCTGTTCTTATGTAAAGGCTTTAGGGAGTGACAAAGGTCTTTTTAATTAACTGAGCTCTTGCCCTTTGATCTTTGTTGTCAGTACCACACCTGTGTCTACAGAGAAACTGCTAAatcgattcccccccccctccccagtaggGAAATCAGTGTTTctcctaggtttacagcttttgggggcggggggtgacGTTGGGGGGgacggggcgcccccctaatataatggcaGGGGAAACACTGGAAATCCTGAATAATAATGTGCTCCCTCAGAAAACACAGGAAACAAAATGACCAGCCTTGTCAGCTAAGTAGGTAGCAAAGCCCTCAATCAAGCAGCTGCTGGTGTGACTCAGGGGAGTCTATTCCCTTTCACTGTCTGTGTCGCGATATCTGCTTTCTCCTGATGAAGTCCACAGATACTCTTGGGTCATTTGCTGCACACGGGACACCTGACACTGTGAGTGGCTCTGTGTTTTCATCACGTAGGCAGAAGCAGGCAGAAGCAGTCAGAGCTCCATGTGATGGTTCTGTTAGGGGGTGAACTGCTAATCCGGGTGAGTCTCCTGTCTGTGGTGACAAGACGACCACGCCGGGAGAAAAGAGACTAAAagtctttttttaaatgctttTCAGTTTGATGGTAACAGACAGTGGCTGAGACTGTGGTGTTAGAAAGGCCAGTGCTGCCGGTGGGTgtgtgcctcccccctccccccctcccccccgcctcccccgccccccccaccccgtggGTGGCTGGTTTGGGATCAGGATGGCAGTTTGAGAGCGTCTTTGCTCAGTCTCATTAAAATCATATTATagcttctctccatttctctctctctctccctcccagcactGCCTCTCTTTACTGGAGGAGCCTCTCTCtgcaccctcctcccacacacactcacgcacacacacacactcatgcacacacacacacacactcacacacacacagacactcatgcacacacacacacacacacagacactctcacacacacacacaccccgaggTGAGAGGCGGACGGCTCCAACAGGAGCTGGGAAATACCTAGCTTTGCCAAAAACACTGAGACAGAAAACCAAAGTTGCTACATTCTCAGTTGTGAAATCAGCAGGTTGTGCACAACAGTAAAGCCCTGGAGCCCATCTGttagagaaagtgagggagggggggtgggagggaagcGAGGAggtagaaagaaggagaggaagattgAGATATAAGGAAGCaaagggaagggaaagagagtaaGCCcatctgctggagagagagagagagagagagagagagagagagagagagagagaggagagagagagagagagagagagagagagagagagagagatggggaaggggagggagcaaGAGGGGTAGAGGAAGATAAATAGAGACAGAAGAGgcaaaagagagaaatggacctggagaaaggagggagggagagaatgcagAAAGGCGGAGGGGGGAGTGCAGGTTGGCATCCCATGCAGAGAGGAGGGTTAGGTGGATAGATACTTCATGCCAGTGAGGTTTGTTCCAGCCTGTTTGGGTGGATATTACAACCTTTTCTTCCATGTGAAAAATCATCTTGACATTTCTCTCCCAAAGGATTATAAAAGAGTTGGCTGGAAGGCTCTGGATTTAAACATAGAGGCCCCACAATATCTAGAGcacaaaagagagaagagagagagcactggaaatggaggaaggtggagcgggggagagaagaggatggaaggagggagaagggggatggaaggagggagaagggagagggaaggagggagaaggggtagggaaggagaggcaaaggcgggctggggggagagagggagggttgaatTACAGCCCACTCGAGGAATCAATAACCACACAAATCTGAGCTCCAGTTAGCCGCGGGTCTTCCCACGTCGATTCCCAGCACGGAGGGTGACTGATCGCAGGACCACAGGCTGAGGATTCATGACACTCCCACACAACctcggggagaaggagggggggaggtagagggagaatggggaagggaggacgagagacatagagagaaggggggagagagagagaggggggcgagagcttagggagagaggaggggggggggtgagggggagtcaGGAACAAACATCTAGCCCCTGTGGTTAATCAGTTCTCCCTCCCAGACATATGCATTCTGCCTCTTTAATCTCTGTGTCTTCCTCTGCACAGCCATGTTGCTGTACTGTGCTGTTAGAAAAGCCAGtgctgcctgtgagtgtgtggcctctcccccccccgccccctgaccAGAGAACCAacacctgtctcccccccccaccacctcacccATCTCCCTCAGGAGAGCCCTGCACCCAGCCTCCcaaccccacctccacccccacccctgccagACTGTCACAGTTGATCCACCTTGACTACATGTCAACTCTCTCCAAAACGTAATACCCTCCTCCGGCAGAGAAACGGGAGCTTGTTTTAGGTAGTCTCTTGTCTGAGCCCccagtgaggggggtgaggatacACGGTGACAGCCCTCTCTCCTGGGTGGAGTCAACTCACACCGGCTGTGATTTCTGTCTGCAGCAGCATGTCTGCAGCAGTAGTACCGCCACTCCAGTCAGCTAGTCAGACGCAGCGCCTCCCTAGCTGGTCGTCGCCCTGGTGACTCCATGTCTGCCGTCTGCTCGTGGTGAGAGACGTCTGGAGGAGGAGTGACTCCTCGCTCGTGCCACGTGGAGAACCACACTTGGCCTTTTGTGAAGTATTGGCTTctctgaggagaagagagaaagaatgaacaCACATGAATATGCCCCCCGAAATATCTCACCAGCTTGCTGTGTCCActtgtgtttgtgctgttgCTACACCAGGAAACCTGCTTCCACACCGTGCGACACAACATCCCCTGTCCCCCGGAACAGATCAATAAACAGCGGCTTTTTACATTAGGATCATTAGTTCTTACCTGAACACTGTAGGTCAGTCCCCAGCAGGGTTAAATAGTCATTAGGACTAATATTCAACAGACCCAAATAGTCATTTGATCTAAATAGTCCTCATCGGGACTAAATAGTAATTTTCTGGTCTAAATAGTAATCTAGACTAAATGGTCATTATCAGCACTAAATAGTCACCGTCAGGACTATCTCAACTCTAACACTGTCTCCTTGCCCCTCACCAACAGTCTCAAGACCACCCTGAAGAAGAGGCTGTCCAGCGACGTGGTCAACCTCTCCGGCATCCCGCTCTCCACGGGGGACGTCCACCGCGTGGCCGTCTACCTGCAGAGCAACGGCGACTCTGTGTCGGCCGTGGACCTGAGCTTCACCCAGCTGCAGGACGACAGCCTGCGCCAGCTGCTGCCCTGCCTGGGCGCCCTGCCCAAGCTCACCACGCTGGGCCGTCAACGGCAACCGGCTGACGGTGTCCGTCCTGAAGGACCTGACGGAGGTGGTGAAGGACCCGCGCCACTTCCCCAGCCTGGCGCTGGGTGGACCTGGGCAACAACGTGGACATCTACACCGTGCCCCAGCCCCTCCTGGTGGCGCTGAGGCGCCGGTTCGGTCTGAGGAGCAGCCTGCCCACCATCTACGAGTACAGCGAGGCGCAGGCCTACGGGCGCGACGCTCTGGAGAGCTCCCTGGAGGAGCCCAGCCTGTAcggggacggggaggggggcgcaggggaggaggaggaggaggaagaggaggaggataagcTGGAGCTGGCGTCGTGGGCCGTGGGCCAGCCGAGGTTCACCAAGAACGTGGCCGTGCACTACTGTGAGAGGTGACGGCATAGAGGCCACGCCTCAGAGTCGCCTGGACGCTCCCGAGGGCCGAGACGtgacacccccgcccccctcctcaagTTCGCCTCCGTAGCCACGTCCCCAGTCAGCATGCGTCATCATGGTATTAACGCCGGACACATCACCCTCCGAAACTCATCCCAACTCATCCCATCCAGCAGGATGAAGAACCGggcgttcagagagagagagagagagagagagaggagagagagagagagagagagagagagagagagagagagagagagagagagagagagagagaagagagagagagagagagagataggagagagagagagagagagagagagagagagagagagagagagagagagagagggagagagagagagagaggagtagagagagagagagagagagagagagagagagagagagagagagagagagagagagagagtagagagagagagagagagagaggatcccCCAGTATAGCAGCTGAAGAGTCTCATTGCTACAGGATACAGCAATGATGCAGCATGTCTGGTGTTGTTGATGCTGGTGAAGAGAGTTGAAAATTAGTTGTTGAGCTCAAAGATGACCGAAAGAGGCAGAATGGTTCCAGCTGTGTTCCGTGTGGTGGAGGTCGCACCGAGctgtcagggagggaggaccGTGGCAGTGAGGGCCTCAGAACAGACATGAGCctgtcagggagggaggaccGTGGCAGTGAGGCCTCAGAACAGACATGAGCTGTCAGGGAGGAGGACGTGGCAGTGAGGGCCTCAGAACAGACATGAGctgtcagggagggaggaccGTGGCAGTGAAGGCCTCAGAACAGACATGAGctgtcagggagggaggaccGTGGCAGTGAGGGCCTCAGAACAGACATGAGCTgtcagggaggaggaccgtggcagTGAGGGCCTCAGAACAGACATGAGctgtcagggagggaggactgtgGCAGTGAGGGCCTCAGCACAGGACATGCTGTTGGGctacctcactcacacacgcttttAATTACATATCCATCCAATTTTATTCAGTTATTTTTTTCTGTAAGACGGGGGGGCTCCagtaagagtttgtgtgtgtttgtttcattcagccagtcagtgtgtgtgtgtgtgtggggggggggtgtttatgTCATTCAGCCAGTCAGCGTGGTGTGGGGTATCagccagggagtgtgtgtgtgggggtgggtgtcattcagccagtcagtgtgtgtgtgtgtgtgtgtgggtgtatgtgtgggtgattCTGCTGATGGCTGCCTGCGTCAGGTCATGTTAGAGGTGACCAGTCACagatggtgaggagaggagccacGGTCTCCTAGCTAACAGCGTTACCTCCAGATTGCATCTCCAACCACGGGCTAATCATCTCTATTTGTGAGCCTGACACAACGAACTGAAGGGCGCTTGTCCAATGCTGGATAGAACACAGACAAAAATTCAGTTGCTCAAAGGAGTCCTAATAGTGTCATTCAGGGCCTTTGTGCTGTTACAGTGTGCACATGAAACCTGTGAACTTTTGCAGGCAGACAGCACTTCATTTGAGTCGTCACAGTAAGTGTTCTGTCCAGCGATCTTCTTCTGTTATATTTCTGTGTTCTTTCTATAGTTACAAGAGTTTACTGCAGCTTGATGAAGGCTGCAGAGATGACCTAGTTGAGCCTTTATGCgattgtgttttgtatgtgtgcaaatgtgagtgtgtgtgtgtgagggtgcattGAAATTTTGAAAGACCTTGGGATCTTAGAAATTAACGCTTTACTCATTTTGCACTTTAAATGCAAGGACACTTTAAAGACACAAATATTTTCCTGTACTTTCCTATTCTGGAATGAAACTCTCTTCTAACTGTTTATCATCATCAAAGCCAGGGTCATCAAAGCCAGGGTCATCCAATGCCAAGGGGTCATCAAAGCATGACTGTCATGACAGAATTTTGACTTGTGTTCCTGTACCCCAAAACATTGTGGGATTTCTTTCAAACTGAAAACAAATGTTCTTGCAACGAAATAAATACCAATGACAAACGTTGCAGTTTTATGTGTGGCTTTGTGGTTTAATGGACTGTTGTTATTAAGTGTGTCTGACCCCACATTAAGCTCTCCACACAGAGATAAATATTAGTGGTTCACACATGGCCCATTTCAAAATGCTAATTAACACCAAGAGTACTCAGTGAGTTGTATATATGGGGCCAGATGGACCCACAGAAACACCTGGTGCTAATTAGCACTTCGAACTTGCCGTGCAGAGAGAGCTGGGTCCCACACCACCTGTGCAGCTCCGCTGACCCCACAAGAACCAGGAAATACAACGTCAGTCGTGACCTCCGCCAAACCTGGCTCTCAACTCGCATCCCCTTCATgatcaaacatttacatttagtcatttaggcagacgctcttatccagagcaatttacagtaaggcagtagggtgaagtgccttgcccaaggaccacaacgtcattttccacggccgggaatcgaactggcaaccttcagattactagcccgattcccctcaccgctcagccacctgactcaaacACCACATCCCTCCTGATGTAAGCCGTGGTGAGTTATTAACTCCACTCTCTCTGCATCAGAGGGGATATCCACTTACAGCTTCGACTCTGCACGTCACCTGGTCTGGGACGCCAGCTGTAGCGCTAGGTGTGGGATGGTCCGGCCCTGTATGGGGGCTGCTGGAGGAAACGGTCGTCTCAGCACTGCTGGCTCCAGAGAGCTGTGCTGGCTCGGCACATCCACAAGAGGAGcgttgtgtagagagagagagagagagagagagagagagagtgagaggcccCATCCATCACAGGCTCTTATTAGACGTTGGAGGGAAACTCCAGAGACCGGTGTCGGATGACACTGAATCTTGTGCCAATTTGTAGCTGACATTGACACAGCCTGCCACATGGTTAGCGTTTCCTGTTCTTCAGCAACGCTGCTTCTCACACGTCGCCCAGGCGACGAGACGGAACACTAGGACACAATGACGTCGGTGGGcgtgaggcagagagggactTCTTctgattattacatttacatttatgcatttagcagacgcttttatccaaagcgacttccacgagagagctttacaaaagtgcataggtcactgatcataacaacgagaaaGTCCCAACAttgcagccaaaacatgaagcatacatttgtgagaaaagggaagaaccataagagcatgcagttaaacaagtcacgaattaaacaacatgaaattcaaaaagtgtacctgtagaaaaacaatcaacactaAAATATTtacacagcgagtacaagattTAAATCCGTTACgactaaccaacaagagtaACAAGTATCTCAGTAAGATCCTGGAGGAAAGTaacaggtccagccaagcagaaTTGGGCTTGTTTTCCAGAGCTCCTAAAAGTTTTGACACATTCTATGGTGAATGATATAAGAGAGACTGGATTGTGACTGTTGTGTTGTTCAGGGTCAGCTCAGGCCCAGCCTTCCGGTCAGTGGCCAGTCATCTTTGGTGCCCGtcggtagggggggggggggggggtggcgggggggggggatgtgagggCCAGTCTGGGTCTGGGGGTTAGTGAGGGCGCTGATGCATGGCAAAGCAGAGTTTCAGACTAAATGTCCTCTCTTTTCTGGAGCctggtgttggggctggggctgaggtcagggttggagctgggctggaggctggtgttggggctggggtcagggctggaggctggtgttggggctggggtcagggctggaggctggtgttggggtcagggctggaggctggtgttggggctggggttagggctggaggctggtgttggggctggggtcagggctggaggctggtgttggggctggggctcggGTCAAGGTTGGAGCTGTGCATACACGATGTCCACCTAGAAAACTagggacacaggacacaggaagaCTCAAAGTAGAAATACTTCACTGCCTGGTTTCCTTCACACAGTGGACGTACTCCCTCTGGTGGTCAGATCAGACACTACCGAGACACATGGACGCGTCCCGGAGTCAGACAAGCTTATACAATTAGGCTATCTgtcaacatctgtgtgtgtgtttgcgtatacACAAGAGGGGTCGTTGAAACTGgaagtgtttttgttttattatttccAAATCAACTGTAGTTTCTGTTTAACTCAAAACAAAACTCCCCCCAGGGAATCTTTCTGAGCTGCAGTGTCTTAAAGAACGAAGCCAAGATGACAAGCCAGCCAGCAGATGTATCTCCACATCTAGAGGATATTGCATAAGCAACCTTTCAAAGAAAAATTGATGGCCTCTTCAATGGGGGAATTCCAAGAAAGGACAAAATCCTATAAACTCTCTGTTCTAAAATTGAGTTTTCCCCCCTTCTTAAGACATTGTCCTTTTCCCGGCAATTTGTATTCATTTCGGGGGTTTTCTCCAGATTTACAAACATTAACGATTCCCAGTGTTGAAAATGATCCAGTGATGGTCCTCTGCTTCCCTCACATTGTCAACAGGCACATCCTTTCTATGTTTCAATTTCAATGAAAACGACAATTAAACATTCCCTGGTGTCACTCTATCAAGCGGAGTAtaatgtttattattattaaggttAATAAGCCAGACTGTTTACTGTGTTTACAGCGCTGCAAGAAGATAATGTAAAGACAGTAAAACGGATCTTCGAAATCAGAGCGGGGGTGAAGGGAGGTTTTGCAGCACCTCTGGGGTGATATGTTTCATTTATCTGACAGTCACTTCCAGCTGAACTCATTGGCAAAGTCCctgagaggtcaaaggtcgccTGAAGTTATGAGTTTGGGGCGAGAAGTGCGCTTCTctggcaggggtcaggggtcaaaaaACTTGCAGAGAGGTTGTAACTCTGGCTTGTGTTGAATTATTCCGGTGGATTCTATACCCTCTGGAACAGGGCCAGCCGACCCAATACACAAACTTAAAATTTGTTAAGGGCCCCGCAACTGATTTAGGGCCCCGAACCAATCGCCGGGCTCTTAACAAATAACCCTAACCTTACAAAACCaagttttgtaaaaaataaattttaAAAAGCCCAATCAAAGGGCCCCCTACACTatttttgtttagggcccccAAAACCCTAGGGCCGGCCCTGCCCTGGAAGTTCCGGAGTGGAACTGATTTGTGATAACTGCTTTCCTTTACTAAATAAGTCAAGAACATTAGCTGGCCTACGGCGCCCTATAGTGGCAGAAAAGTAGGAGGCGCATGACCGCAAACCTTCAATATAGTAATTAAATCATTGAAGCAGATGCTTTTTATCAAATACGACtgagaggatttgaacctgggacctatTGATCTGCACTTACCTGCTGCTCCACTGAGCTAGACCCATCACTGAACAGCATCAATACAGAAGCATTCTGCTTGAGGTTTATCTCCATGACCTTCATGACAGATTTACAAGGACATGTCATACTCATATTCACCCACATGCACTCTGCTGGTCATCCCATAATAACCAGCCACAGTACGAAGATCAGTGCAAGCCTTAATCTCCAATGTGCCATCGGTCACAGGACCTAGTGGTGACGAGAGAAGAGAACAGCATAGTACTTGACTGATCTCCGGGAAGAAATGTTTCTCTGGATGCAGTGCTGTTCCTCTGACAAGCATAAGAATGCACAACCAGTTAAAATAGGGCTTTATGTACTGATTTTGCCAACCAtcttattgtttttatttgtgtggACCTCAACTGGGAACTAATACGCAatattatccccccccccccacacaataGGTAGgctattcaaatctggtcaagatgtcccccccaatatattgaaataaaatataaatgtgctacgctacgacaggcaaccacgcacgctgtccgaaattaggattaaaaaaataattcgTCCACCCCCCAATGTTGACCATGGCTATATACGGCCTTAAACTCAGGTCTCCTGAACATCAGTTAGGCTTTGGGCCATTTTCATTTCTTATGTGATgagcttgctcacacacacaacaaccagGGCAAAAACCATATCAGCCCAAACATATCTTTGAATCATTGCCAAACAAAACCCTTGTTGTATCTAATGGCGTCACGGTTTATTTGTATTGATCCAACAGCCTACGGGATGATTAAGACTTTACCAAGTGACTGGATTGCATTTTACAACCTCTTTCTGAACATTCGAAAATTATATACCGGTATAAATATAATGATATCGACTTTGCCAGAGATTCTTCAATCACTTAACATTATGAGGGGCCGTTTAGAAAGTACGTCAAGACTgttattacacaaacacatatgaagcagacacattcacatgtgaaaCGTTCACACACGCATCCCACAACACTGGAACCTCACACACATGTGGATCGCTCGTCTG from Osmerus mordax isolate fOsmMor3 chromosome 14, fOsmMor3.pri, whole genome shotgun sequence harbors:
- the lrrc75bb gene encoding LOW QUALITY PROTEIN: leucine rich repeat containing 75Bb (The sequence of the model RefSeq protein was modified relative to this genomic sequence to represent the inferred CDS: deleted 2 bases in 2 codons), with product MGSKFTRQSSDIETKMSKRRRQRHDSSGEAERSSVRGGRDFLFTSLMLKSDKLPGMLRKTNHSPYVRRVAWIREIQRLFREQKVEEAMEVLQLLKKDLGLQGTSLNDILYKNAAFLNLVDPISHELLLNLAKDMQCPKRETDALKSSEKICRQLTYHLTPHSKWTRQSVPRRKTQACLKTTLKKRLSSDVVNLSGIPLSTGDVHRVAVYLQSNGDSVSAVDLSFTQLQDDSLRQLLPCLGALPKLTTLAVNGNRLTVSVLKDLTEVVKDPRHFPSLAWVDLGNNVDIYTVPQPLLVALRRRFGLRSSLPTIYEYSEAQAYGRDALESSLEEPSLYGDGEGGAGEEEEEEEEEDKLELASWAVGQPRFTKNVAVHYCER